The DNA segment TATTTCGATAATCCTCTTCATGTTCCTTGGACTGGCACTATATCGCTTGCTTAAGGACGTGAACCGCTGGCAGGCTGTCATCATGGTTGTGCTGGTTCTGGTGCAGATTCCACAGGCGTTTGCGAGTCAATTACTGCAGCTGGGTTCGCTGGAGCTCGTCCGAGGTGCGGACTTCGTTTCAGTGCTCGATAAATCACAGCGCGATGTTCTGGCCATGCTGTGTATTCACGTAAACTCTCTGGGGACTCATCTGGCTGAGATGTTTTGGGGGATTTGGCTTTTTCCGTTGGGATTGCTGGTGATCCGGTCCGGCTTCCTCCCCCGTTTCCTCGGACTGTGGTTGATCATCAACGGCGTCGCCTATGTAGTCATGAGTATTACAGGCTTGATAGTGCCGCAGTATTACGAGACAGTTTCGAAATTTGCGCTTCCGGCCTTAACTGGAGAAGTGGCGTTTATGCTGTGGCTGTTAATCGGCGGTGCCAAACCAATCAGAGGCGCTACAAAAAGCGTAATCGAATCCGAAAGCTGAACACCACACAAGTCTGCGGCGAGTAATATTGGGGCCGCTTTTTAATTGCAGCATATTATCAAAGTAGCGTGGAGGGAATTGCCAATTTGGTATGGATCCCAACGCAAGCATTGGGTTACCCAGACCGTGGCATGGTGCGAGTATTTAAGAGAACCAATATAGGGAGTGGGTTACCGGGTTTGTTTCGTGAGCCCATGATTCCCTCCCCTTAAATTTGATTGCCGTGCGGTCGGGTGCATATTAGAGTACATCACAGCAATGCCCAATCTCATTCGGGTCACATTTTGTAGGGAGAGCTTGTCGGGCTTCTTCTTCGCGAGGCTCATTCGGAACCCTACCTGCTGGGAGTGCGATTTAAAACTTGAAATCCCACTTCGCTCTCCTTATCAAGAACTGTCACTGTGCTTGCATTCTCTGATCACGTATAACCTGAAATCTTGGGGGTGCTGTCTATGTTCAAAAAAATCGCGCTCACTGTAGTCGTTCTCGCAATTGTCGTGCTGGTAGTTGCATACTTCGGCCGCAATATACTGGTGGAAAAGGCAATTGAAGAAGGCTCCACTTACGCCCTCGGCGTGGAAACCGACCTCGGATCGGCCTCTCTCGAAATCGGAGGCGGCAGCCTGGAATTGAAAAACCTTGAGGTCAGCAACCCCGAGGGTTTTAAGACCGAGAACTTTTTGTCGCTCAAACGCGGCATGTTCGATGTTGATGCCGGGTCGGTGCTGGATGATGAGGTTGTGGTCGACTCATTTGTCATTGAAGGTGTCACTCTCAATTTGGAGCAGGTTGACAAGAAGGGGAACTACCAGGTGCTGCTCGACAACATCAAGCAGATGGATAGGTCATCATCGGGAGAATCCCAGAAATGTCGTATCGGCTTGATCGCACTTCGCGATATAAATGTCAATGGTTCGCTCAGCGTACTTGGCAGGAATGTGGAGAAGTCATTTACTCTCGATGATTTCTCGCTACGCGATGTTGGCAGTGACGGAGGGGCCACTGTGAGCGAAGTGACCGCAAGGGTTGTGAAGGCCCTGATCTCGAAGGCGCTGGCTTCAGGGAGCGGGATGCTTCCGGAGGGCTTCGGTCAGAATCTGAGTGATCTGAAAGACCAAGCAGTCGACGAGATTAAGACTGAAGCCGAGGACAAGCTCAAAGACCTGGGCAAATCACTGACACCTGACAAAAAGTGAAGTGAACGGCCGATTAATGGCCGCCACAGATTTTGAAAGCCCCCGGCGGGCGTGTTTTTTCTTTGCCAGGATACAACGCGGATAGTATATTCCATTATGGGTTAAGTCTGCCTGACACGTGGGCCATTCAGCCGTGCTTTTTCAGTAACGATTAGCAGAAGGGGTAGTTGTATGAGGCAAATCCGCCCTGGCCTGTTGACAGTTTTGCGGCGCGGCGCAGCCCTGGCAGCCATGGTTTGCGTTGGGTTACCGGGTATTCAAAACGCTCGGGCCGAGACGCTTAAGGTTTCTTTGCCCGAACTGCTCGGGGCATACGGTGTTTTCACAAGCAAGGTTGCCGCATTCGACGTTGGAGCACCTATCGATAGTGTTCTTTGGGTCAGTATAAGCTTGTCGGGAACCATTACTCCGGGACTTGGAGTGGGAGACGGAGTCGAACTGCCCGCAGATCTCTTTCCCTATCCGGCTCAGTTGGTTGCGGAGATGGATCCTGATGAGACGTTGGGGGCCTGGCACGCGACGTTTTATTACAGCGGTGAATTCAATGATACCGTAGTGTTCCACGCTTTTATCAAGGCCACATGGGACTTCCTTCTTGACGGTCGGGGTGAAGTTGAGGTCTACCTCGAACCTTTGATAGTAATCGGCGGCGTGATGCTCACACCGCCGTCAGCGGAGGTTTATTCCGCCGAGCTTACTATCGAGACGGCCGGATCGCCGACCCGGGTGGGCGAAGCTGATGACGTCGCACCCGGTAATTATTCGCTCTCGCAAAACTATCCCAATCCGTTCAATCCGACGACTGAGATCGCGTTTGAGATTCCCACTGCGGGCTTTGTCGAGATCCGCGTTTATAACATGCTGGGGCAACCGATACGAACCCTGGTGAGTGAACGACTTTCGGCGGGCTGGAAGGTGGTGACATGGGACGGGACCGACGACAGAGGTGTACCGGTTGCGACCGGGATATACCTCTACCGGATCAGCACGGATGGCTATGCTGAGGCCAAGAAGATGCTGTTTTTGAAGTAGAGGGGCGATGCCACGCTGGAATCGGGTGAGGGTAACCGACTCGAGAGGCGAGACACCAGTTCATTCGGAATCCGACCTGCCAAGAAACTCACCTGATAGGTGGGTCACTCTGCCTGGCGCACAGGTGTCTTCACGTCAGTTTTTCTATTATCAGCAAAAAGTCTATCTTGGCGGTGCCGCCCATGCCTTGGAAGGTCGGACGGACATTGGGAATAATCGATACTACCTCGCCCTTCAAACCATTGAGAAACTGTTCAAGTTTGTCTTGCTCTTTTTCCAGTTTAATGTTCAGTCGGTGGACTTTGTAGCTCATCTTGTGTCTCCTTGTTACATTTCTATCTGAGATACTCACCCCGGGGGACAAAATTCAGAATTTATTAGATGCTTTTGAGAAAGGATTGCGGGGGTTATCCTGATAGTGTTTTATGGAATTCCGCCAAGGGCTGATTGGGAAACGCTCGCGGGAATGGCTAAAGGGGACGGGAATGAATCGACGTTGAAACGTCGGCCCCTCACGGCAGGACCGCGCACAATTGTAGTTTCCTCGAATCGGGTCCTTCCCTACGCGGGATATCGTCGGGTTTCTGCTTCGCAGCGGTCGTCCGGAACTCGACAAAGAAGACGGTATTTAATGAGGCTGGTCGACAGATGTGTTCGTGGGGAAAAAGCCGTCGCACACAGCCTGAGCTGTTTGCGATCGAGCAGGATTTTTTCAGAAGGACGACTCAACGCGATATCGTTGAGTCGTCCTTTATTGGTTACTGCAATCCGTTTCTTTCGAGGAATGGGTCGATGACAGGTTCACGACCACGGAAGCGCTTATATAACTTCATGGCGTCATCGGTGCCCAGCTTCTCCAGAATATTCTCGCGGAAAGCGGCCGCTGTTTGTCTGTCGAACAGCGATGTTTCTTTGAAGGCCGCGAAAGCATCGGCATCGAGCACCCCCGACCAGTAATAAGCGTAGTAGCCGGCGCTATAGCCACCGTGGATGTGAGTGAAATAAGTTGACCGGTAACGGGGCAGCATTTCGGGAATCAGCCCGATGGCGGCTATGACGCTATCCTCGAAAGCGTTTACATCGACATTTTCCGCGTTCTCCAGTCCGTGCCAGGCCATATCAAGAAAACAGGCGGCGAGGTATTCGGTGGCCTCGAAGCCTTTGTTGAATAGGTAGCTGTTTTTGATTCTTTCGACCAGCGACGCGGGGATGATCTCACCGGTTTGGTAATGCCGGGCGTATATGTTCAGCAGTTCCGGTTCAAGCGCCCAGTTTTCCATGATCTGCGAGGGCAACTCTGTTATATCCAGAGGGGCGTATCCGGAGCGATAGTTGCCGGAGTACAAAAGTCCGTTGAGGGCGTGACCGAACTCGTGAAAAATCGTCTCGACTTCATCGAAACTCAACAGTGACGGCATATCAGCGGTAGGTCTGGGGAAGTTGCAGACGATTGTGCCAAGAGGGAGAACACGCTGGCCGTCCTGCATGAAAGCTCCGCGAAATCCGCCGGACCACGCGCCACCGTGTTTGGAGTCACGCACGAAGTAATCCATGTAGAGGATTCCCAGCAGGGAATCCGCTGCTTGCCACACTTCAAATACTCTGACGGATGGATGGTAAATGGGGATGTCGTTTCTTTCGACAAACTTCAGACCAAAGAGTGTATCCGCGAGAATGAACATTCCATCCTGGACATTTTCGAGTACGAAGTACGGACGGAGCTCGGCGTCATCGAGAAGATACTTGGCTTTGCGGAGCTTTTCGGCGTAGTACCACCAGTCCCAGGGTTCGAGTTTGGCACCTTTCAGTTCAGTATCCATGATGGTTTGCATCTGTGCGAGTTCGGTTTTGGCTCGGTTCAGGGCCGGCTGCCACAGGAGCTGAAGAAACGAAGCGACCGCTTCGCGAGTGGCGGCCATGCGCGGTTCCATGTAGAAATCGGCCGGTGACGGGTAACCAAGGATGCGGCAGCGTTCTTCTCTCAGGGTGAACATTTGTTTCAGTATTTCTTTGTTGTCGTATTCGTTGTTACGATCGCCACGCATGGAGTATTTGGTGAGGAGTTCCTTTCGCAAGTCCCGCATGTCGGAGTGCTGCATGAAAGGTGTGAAGCTCGCCCTCTGGGTGGTGTACACCCAATTGCCCGGCATATTCATCGATTCGGCAGCCTCTTTCCCCATCGCAATGATAGCGTCGGGCAAACCCGCGAGATCGGACTCGTTTTCGACCACGATGTACGAATTATTGGTTTCGGCAAGCACGTTGTCACCGAATTTCAGGTCGAGCAGAGAGTGTTCGCGGTTGATATCGCGCAGACGGGCTTTCTGCTCCTCGGTCAGAAGCGCTCCGCGCCGCACGAACCTTAGGTAGAAATAATCCAGCAGGTGAGCTTCCTCGGTGGTCAACTGCAGGCCGTCACGCTGATCGTAGACGGTTTTGATCCGTTCGAACAGTTTCTGGTTGAGCCAGACGTTATCGTAGTAGGCGGACATAAGCGGCGAAATCTCATTGGCTATATCCTGCAGCTGCGGGCTTGAGACGGTACCGGTCAGTGAATAGAAGATGGAGGTTGTCCAGTCCAGGAGCTGCCCCGACATATCGAAAGCGGCCACAGTGTTTTCGAAGGTGGCCGGCTGCGGATTGTTGACTATGGCATCGACCTCGGCCTCAGCCTGGCGGATTGCCTCCTTTATGGCCGGGACGAAATGTTCGTTGCGGATATTATCGAATGGCGGTGTCTGAAACGGTGTGTTCGGGGTAGTCAAAAGGGGGTTATCCTGGGCGGCCGCGGGCACGCCGGAAAGGGCTGGCAGCAGAGCCAGCGCAAAAAGGCAAAGAGTCTTCGTTATGGTCAAGGTACTGTCTCCTATGAACTCTGGGTTTGGGGCCTAATATAAGGGCAAATGCGAGTTGGTGCACTAATTTTCATACCGGCCGCAAACCGCGAAGGCAGGCCTTCTGCGGTGCTCCTGCAGGCGGAAATGTGTAAGTCGTTGATTATCAATGTGGGTTTGGGTTGATTCTGGATGGTCTAAGTAACTATGGCGGGGATGTCCGGGCTGCGCTTGAAGCACACAATCCCAACGACACGGTAGAATTGTATTAACACATTTGGCAAAATTTCATTACCTTTCCAGCTAATTGTGGAGTTAATACACCCCTCTCGGCCTTTGCCGAATAACTCGAAAGGAGATCAAGCGGATGTCGATGGACCAGGAGGCGCAGCGTGTAGCAGAGCGCAGCGAAGCATCGGGACCTCACGATGCTTATGAAAATTACGAGCTCCCCGTTGAAGGGTTTAAGGGAACGGCGGAGGAGGTCGAGCGTCAATGGTATGAGAAGTGTTATGTGGGCCGCGGCGACACTATCAAGCAGCTCACCTGGCGCGCCGTCATAATGGGTTCGTTACTCGGGGGAGTTTTATCCCTGACGAACATCTATATCGGTTTGAAAGCCGGATGGGGTTTTGGCGTGGCAATTACGGCGTGTATTCTTTCGTACGCCATCTGGACGATGCTTTATAAGATAAAGATCGCTCGGACGCCGATGACGATTCTTGAGAACAACTGCATGCAGTCGACAGCGAGCGCGGCGGGTTATTCTACAGGAGGAACGCTGGTTTCGGCCTTTGCCGCTTATATATTGCTTTATAATCAAACTCTTCCGCTGTCAATCATGCTGGGCTGGGTATTTTTTCTGGCGGTTCTCGGTGTGACGATGGCGGTTCCGATGAAGCGCCAGATGATTAATACCGAACAGCTTCGTTTCCCCAGTGGTATCGCGGCGGCGGAGACGCTGAAGGCGCTGCATGCCACCGGGCAGAAAGGGATGCGCGCTGCGCGCGCACTCGGTATCGCCGGTTTTCTGGCGATGCTCAGCACGCTTTTATCCGACGGTCTCAGGCTTATCAGCGGCCGCTTTGAAGCCTGGCAGATTTCGACACTGGTTAACCGCGTGAATCTGGCAACGGTTGGTGAAGCCTGGATGGGTCGAACGGTAATGTTTATCTGGGATCCGATCTTTATCGCCGCCGGTATGTTCGTCGGAATGCGGGTGGCTACGAGTATTTTGGTGGGTTCGATTACCTGCTGGATGATTTTCGTTCCCTGGCTGCAGGCCTCCATACCGGAGGCTGCGGGGATTTCCGGTTTCAGAGATCTGGTTCAGTGGTCACTGTGGGGTGGCACGGCGTGTATGGTTACCTCTGGTATTATCTCGGTATTTTTCCAGTGGCGAAGCGCTCTTCGGGCATTCAAGGGCCTGGGTGATATGTTCAGCAAGCGCGGCGGCAAACAGCAGGATAAGATTACGGCCATCGAGACTCCGGGTTCATGGTTCCTTCTCGGTCAGCTTCTATCACTAATCGCTCTCGCCTGGTTGGCGAAAGTCACCTTCGATATGCCTTACTGGCAGAGTGCGGTAGCTGTCATTTTAAGTTTTGCTCTGGCTCTGGTCGCTTGCCGTGTAACCGGTGAGACCGACACCACGCCGGTAGGCGCGATGGGGAAAATAACGCAGCTTACATTCGGCGCGATCTCACCCGGAAATCCGAGCATCAATTTGATGGCGGCCAATATCACGGCCGGTGCGGCAACGTCATCAGCGGATCTTCTCACCGACCTCAAGAGCGGGTATCTTCTGGGGGCTCATCCGCGCAAGCAGTTCCTCGCGCAGTTTTCGGGAATCTTCATCGGAACGCTCGTGACGGTATTCGCCTTCCGTATACTGGTTCCCGACGCCAGCGTACTTGGCACGGATCAGTTCCCGGCTCCGGCGGCGCAAACCTGGAAAGGTGTTGCTGAAGCCATGGCTCTGGGCTTGAGCACGATGCACCCGGTGAAGGTGTGGAGTATGATAATCGGCGGTTTGCTCGGATTAATTTTGCCGGTGCTTTCGCGCACGTTCCCGAAGGCGAAGTGGATTCCGTCGCCGGCCGGTCTGGGATTGGCCTGGGTGTTCCACTGGTTCTACGGCCTGCTGTTCTTCCTCGGCGCCTTGATTGGGTGGGGCTGGCAGAAGAAGAACGCGAAGAACGCGGAAGAATTCCTCTTCCCCGTCGCCTCTGGTATTGTCGCCGGTGGCGCTCTCATGGGTGTTGTTTTGATTTTCTGGGAGAGCGGTTGGGAAATTCTTAAGCAGTTTATGGGCTGGTAATCACTTAAGCTCAAGCTGATTTTGTATTATATGAACGGGCGGGTCCGAGTTCGGACCCGCTTTTTTATTTTGTTTGCTCGTTGTTCATGACCGGGAATAGTATTTCCCGCTTTGCGCGCAGTCGGGCCGCCGCCAAAAGCCACCTCATATTGGTCTTTGCTCAGGGCGTTGAGGATACCTTTTGCCACGGCCTCAGCGGACATTACATGGTCGTTTTCCTTCAATTTGCTGCGCATTTTGGACAGTTCTGTTATGGCCATTGGAGGCGCAATCTCGAATACGCGGACGGAAGTATTGCGAAGCTGGTGTCTGAGCGAAAGGGACCATGGGAGCGGCGAGGTTGATAGCGATCTCATCGTTAGAGTCTAGGATACTGTATCCTTCAATACCCACGGGGTCGGTCATAATTTCGGTTTGGGCGGGCGTTGTTATCAGAAAACATGCTTGGCCGTAGTGGGTGAAGGCGACGATTTCGGTTCGTCGGCGGCGCAGATCGAACAGGTCAGCGACAGAGCAAGCACACACACGAGTCGCACGTATCGAACCATCGGACCTCCTTTGTTACGTGCCTGAATGCGACTTATTACAGAGTATCCCTCTATTGAGCGTGATGAGACATAAGTTCTTCAAGGTCTTCGGGCGAGAACTTGTTGAGTTTTACTACCCGTGCCTGCGCGCGATAGGCTCTGGGTACGATCATTTTGGCATCGCTTTTATCATCTACATCAACGATAATCCACGCCTTGTGCTCACCATCAAGGCACCCGTACTCCGCATTTGTCAGAAAGTGGGAGCCGGTTTCATGGAGCACCTTGATGGCGCGAATGCACGCTGTCCTTTCGGCTTCGTGTTGAATTTCAATCAAGAATCTTGGCATATCAGACTGCCTCCTTTTCACAATACGGTTAGGTCATCTTCAGCTCAAATTCCGGCATCACCGTCATGCCAATGATTTAGCCGAAAAACTTCGTATGGCCGGCCAAACCGGCTTTAAGATTCTCCTGATTGCCTGGTGTCGAGCAGGGTTGAATTAGATCCGTGCGTTGTCTGCAGGAGGATACGCCCGCATTTATAGAGATGTTTGACGTAAGATTTGCTGTTCTCGATAGACGGTTATCAACCCGGCCGGGAATTATCGCGACGGGAATGTCAGGTGATAAACCGTATCCCAGTCTTTGTACACCGAGAAGTATAACTCTTTCGATTTCAGGCAGTAAACAACGGACCAGGCGGTGCCAATCTGACTGACATCCTGCAGTATATTCAACGCGCCTTTCCAGTCAGTCTTCCCGGCCGTTTTGTCAAAAGTCTCAGCGATACTCTGGTAGCGCCAGCAATTTTCCCGAAGCTCCATGTCCGGTACCTTGAAAATGGGTTTGGTGGTCATTATCTGCCAGGTGGTGTCCTTGTAGATGGACTTCCATTGATTGTCGTTGTACTCGAGGATCACCGATTGCCCGGAGGCATCGGCAACCATCAGGTGGCTGCTCAGCGAGTTCTGATCGATATCGAAGGGAACGTAGTCCATAACCAGCTTGATCGCTTCATCGACAGTTTTTGTACCATCGAGGATTTTGCGTATCAGGTAGGTGAGGTATACGCATTGTTTTCCTTCGGCAGGCGTGACCGTCGTATACGAGTTGCCGGCCACAGCGACCATGAGACCGTGTTCGTTGATGCCGTCGGTT comes from the Candidatus Zixiibacteriota bacterium genome and includes:
- a CDS encoding OPT family oligopeptide transporter produces the protein MSMDQEAQRVAERSEASGPHDAYENYELPVEGFKGTAEEVERQWYEKCYVGRGDTIKQLTWRAVIMGSLLGGVLSLTNIYIGLKAGWGFGVAITACILSYAIWTMLYKIKIARTPMTILENNCMQSTASAAGYSTGGTLVSAFAAYILLYNQTLPLSIMLGWVFFLAVLGVTMAVPMKRQMINTEQLRFPSGIAAAETLKALHATGQKGMRAARALGIAGFLAMLSTLLSDGLRLISGRFEAWQISTLVNRVNLATVGEAWMGRTVMFIWDPIFIAAGMFVGMRVATSILVGSITCWMIFVPWLQASIPEAAGISGFRDLVQWSLWGGTACMVTSGIISVFFQWRSALRAFKGLGDMFSKRGGKQQDKITAIETPGSWFLLGQLLSLIALAWLAKVTFDMPYWQSAVAVILSFALALVACRVTGETDTTPVGAMGKITQLTFGAISPGNPSINLMAANITAGAATSSADLLTDLKSGYLLGAHPRKQFLAQFSGIFIGTLVTVFAFRILVPDASVLGTDQFPAPAAQTWKGVAEAMALGLSTMHPVKVWSMIIGGLLGLILPVLSRTFPKAKWIPSPAGLGLAWVFHWFYGLLFFLGALIGWGWQKKNAKNAEEFLFPVASGIVAGGALMGVVLIFWESGWEILKQFMGW
- a CDS encoding linear amide C-N hydrolase, giving the protein MNKTYLYYLIIMTLTILGLSAAAEEIKDLNFTVSPQPDSDTSRTLQSMLKIQGTGAFAQDGLYLMTHYGEYQQLYDKENREMIDRPLIDKTWRHCSVFSTFTENETFAGRNWDNQTVGSIIVSLCYPTNGYASIAFSRSIDIGFGHKDLLPLASSMFKDKFLLAPFYATDGINEHGLMVAVAGNSYTTVTPAEGKQCVYLTYLIRKILDGTKTVDEAIKLVMDYVPFDIDQNSLSSHLMVADASGQSVILEYNDNQWKSIYKDTTWQIMTTKPIFKVPDMELRENCWRYQSIAETFDKTAGKTDWKGALNILQDVSQIGTAWSVVYCLKSKELYFSVYKDWDTVYHLTFPSR
- a CDS encoding DUF4386 domain-containing protein yields the protein MTNSLYTSDLNRKARLAGVLYLLVVLTGIFCLIYVPGKTIVQGNPTETATRILANETLYRIDLVVGLISIILFMFLGLALYRLLKDVNRWQAVIMVVLVLVQIPQAFASQLLQLGSLELVRGADFVSVLDKSQRDVLAMLCIHVNSLGTHLAEMFWGIWLFPLGLLVIRSGFLPRFLGLWLIINGVAYVVMSITGLIVPQYYETVSKFALPALTGEVAFMLWLLIGGAKPIRGATKSVIESES
- a CDS encoding M3 family metallopeptidase, encoding MTITKTLCLFALALLPALSGVPAAAQDNPLLTTPNTPFQTPPFDNIRNEHFVPAIKEAIRQAEAEVDAIVNNPQPATFENTVAAFDMSGQLLDWTTSIFYSLTGTVSSPQLQDIANEISPLMSAYYDNVWLNQKLFERIKTVYDQRDGLQLTTEEAHLLDYFYLRFVRRGALLTEEQKARLRDINREHSLLDLKFGDNVLAETNNSYIVVENESDLAGLPDAIIAMGKEAAESMNMPGNWVYTTQRASFTPFMQHSDMRDLRKELLTKYSMRGDRNNEYDNKEILKQMFTLREERCRILGYPSPADFYMEPRMAATREAVASFLQLLWQPALNRAKTELAQMQTIMDTELKGAKLEPWDWWYYAEKLRKAKYLLDDAELRPYFVLENVQDGMFILADTLFGLKFVERNDIPIYHPSVRVFEVWQAADSLLGILYMDYFVRDSKHGGAWSGGFRGAFMQDGQRVLPLGTIVCNFPRPTADMPSLLSFDEVETIFHEFGHALNGLLYSGNYRSGYAPLDITELPSQIMENWALEPELLNIYARHYQTGEIIPASLVERIKNSYLFNKGFEATEYLAACFLDMAWHGLENAENVDVNAFEDSVIAAIGLIPEMLPRYRSTYFTHIHGGYSAGYYAYYWSGVLDADAFAAFKETSLFDRQTAAAFRENILEKLGTDDAMKLYKRFRGREPVIDPFLERNGLQ
- a CDS encoding T9SS type A sorting domain-containing protein, with product MRQIRPGLLTVLRRGAALAAMVCVGLPGIQNARAETLKVSLPELLGAYGVFTSKVAAFDVGAPIDSVLWVSISLSGTITPGLGVGDGVELPADLFPYPAQLVAEMDPDETLGAWHATFYYSGEFNDTVVFHAFIKATWDFLLDGRGEVEVYLEPLIVIGGVMLTPPSAEVYSAELTIETAGSPTRVGEADDVAPGNYSLSQNYPNPFNPTTEIAFEIPTAGFVEIRVYNMLGQPIRTLVSERLSAGWKVVTWDGTDDRGVPVATGIYLYRISTDGYAEAKKMLFLK